GGGCGTCGGAGGGCTCGAAGTGCTCGCGGTAGAGGCGCGCGGCGTGCTCGAGCATCTGCGGGGCGAAGTGGCTGGCGAACGCGTAGCCGAGGCCCAGCCGCGCGGCGAGCTGGGCGCCGAACGCGGAGGAGCCCAGGATGTACAGCGGCACGTCCGTGCCGGCGCCCGGGTACGCGGCGATGCCCGGCACCCGCGACTGCCCGCGCAGGTAGCCCTGCAGCTCGAGCACGTCCTGGGGGAACCGCTCGGCCGTCTCAGGGGAGCGGCGCAACGCCTGCAGGGTGCGCTGGTCGGTGCCGGGGGCGCGACCCAGCCCGAGGTCGATCCGGCCGGGGTGCAGCTCGGCCAGGGTGCCGAACTGCTCGGCGATCACCAGCGGGGAGTGGTTGGGGAGCATCACGCCGCCCGAGCCCACCCGGATGGTGCTCGTCTGCGCGGCCACGTGCGCGATCAGCACCGCCGTGGCGGAGGAGGCGATGCGCTCCATGTTGTGGTGCTCGGCGTACCAGACCCGGTGCAGGCCCTGCGCCTCGGCCACCTGCGCGAGCTCCACCGACTGCGCGATCGCCTCGCCGACGCCCTGGCCGGTGCGCACCGTGGCCAGGTCGAGCAGGGACAGGAGGGGGGTGGAGGTGTCGGCGGTCTCGGGGGAGGCGGTGGGGGTCTCGGTCATGCCGGGCACAGCGTCGGCGCTCGCGGGACTATTCCGGCCGTCGGACCGCGCCGACCGCCCGGGGGGACGACGACGCCGGCCCGCCCCGGGTGGGGCGGGCCGGCGTCGGACGCGAGCCACGGCTCAGGCCGCGACCGGGATCACACCGAGTAGTACAGCTCGAACTCGTAGGGGTTCGGGCGCAGCGACAGCGGGGCGATCTCCGTCTCCCGCTTGTAGTCGATCCAGGTGCGGATGATCTCCTCGGTGAAGACGTCGCCCTCGAGCAGGAACTCGTGGTCCTCCTCCAGGGCGCGCAGGGCCTCCTCGAGGGACGCCGGGGCCTTCTGGATGTCCGCAGCCTCCTCCGGCGGGAGCTCGTAGAGGTCCTTGTCGATTGGCTCGGCGGGCTCGATGCGGTTGCGGATGCCGTCCAGGCCGGCCATCAGCTGCGCAGCGAACGCCAGGTAGGGGTTGGACGAGGCGTCCGGGGCGCGGAACTCGATGCGCTTGGCCTTGGGGTTGGCGCCGGTGATCGGGATGCGGATGCCGGCGGAGCGGTTGCCCTGCGAGTACACCATGTTCACGGGGGCCTCGAAGCCCGGCACCAGGCGGCGGTAGGAGTTCACCGTGGGGTTGGTGAAGGCAAGCACGGCCGAGGCGTGCTTGAGCAGCCCGCCGATGTACCACCGGGCCGTGTCGGACAGGTTGGCGTAGCCCTGCTCGTCGAAGAACAGCGGCTCGCCGTCCCGCCACAGCGACTGGTGGCAGTGCATGCCGGAGCCGTTGTCGCCGAAGACCGGCTTGGGCATGAACGTCGCGCTCTTGCCGAACTGGTCCGCCACGTTCTTGACGACGTACTTGAACTTCTGCAGGTCGTCCGCCGAGTGGGTCAGCGTGTTGAACCGGTAGTTGATCTCGGCCTGGCCCGGTGCGGCGACCTCGTGATGGGAGCGCTCGACCTCGAGGCCCACCTCCGCGAGCACCGCGCACATCTCGTCCCGCAGGTCCGCCTGCTTGTCGGTCGGGGACACGGGGAAGTAGCCGCCCTTGACGGCGGTCTTGTACCCCTGGTTGCCGCCCTCGTCCCGGCGCCCGGTGTTCCACCATGCCTCGTCCGAGTCCACGGCGTAGAAGGAGCCCTTCGGGTGGGACTCGTAGCGCACGTCGTCGAAGACGAAGAACTCGGCCTCGGGGGCGAAGAAGGCCGTGTCCGCGATGCCGGTGGAGGTCAGGTACGCCTCGGCGCGCTGGGCGACGCCGCGCGGGTCGCGCAGGTACGGCTCGCCGGTGCGCGGGTTGACGATGGAGAAGTTCATCGTCAGCGTCTTGCGCATGCGGAACGGGTCCAGGAAGGCGGTCCCGACGTCCGGGATCAGCTGCATGTCGGATTCGGCGATCCCCGCGAAGCCGCGGATCGAGGACCCGTCGAACAGCTGGCCGTTGACGAAGAAGTCCTCGTCCACGGAGGAGGCGGGGACGTTGAAGTGGTGCTGCATGCCCGGCAGGTCGGTGAAGCGGATGTCGACGAACTCGACGCCCTCCTCCTTGATGTAGGCGAGCACTTCCTCGACGGAGGTGAACATGGTGCTGGTGGCCTTCCTGGAGACGGTTCGGACGTCCGCGCGCCGAGGCGCACGGCATGGGTCCACCGTAGCGATCCCGCGTGTGCCCGGCGTGACGTGCGTGTTTCGGGACTGTAACGTCCGGCCCTCGCACTATCCTGGTCGGGTGGCACACCGAGCATCTGACCCCCAGGACCGCCCCCGCGACGCAGGACCCTCTGCCGACGGCCGGCCG
This Micrococcus flavus DNA region includes the following protein-coding sequences:
- a CDS encoding LLM class flavin-dependent oxidoreductase; amino-acid sequence: MTETPTASPETADTSTPLLSLLDLATVRTGQGVGEAIAQSVELAQVAEAQGLHRVWYAEHHNMERIASSATAVLIAHVAAQTSTIRVGSGGVMLPNHSPLVIAEQFGTLAELHPGRIDLGLGRAPGTDQRTLQALRRSPETAERFPQDVLELQGYLRGQSRVPGIAAYPGAGTDVPLYILGSSAFGAQLAARLGLGYAFASHFAPQMLEHAARLYREHFEPSDALDRPHFIAAANVIAADSPDAAQEQWELTRRERIRMMLGRGRTLTDDEVDMLLDSPAGQQVLGMLECSAVGTGPEVRTWLRDFADRVQADELIVTTAAPDQAARIRTLELLGEHVVRG
- the glnA gene encoding type I glutamate--ammonia ligase; translation: MFTSVEEVLAYIKEEGVEFVDIRFTDLPGMQHHFNVPASSVDEDFFVNGQLFDGSSIRGFAGIAESDMQLIPDVGTAFLDPFRMRKTLTMNFSIVNPRTGEPYLRDPRGVAQRAEAYLTSTGIADTAFFAPEAEFFVFDDVRYESHPKGSFYAVDSDEAWWNTGRRDEGGNQGYKTAVKGGYFPVSPTDKQADLRDEMCAVLAEVGLEVERSHHEVAAPGQAEINYRFNTLTHSADDLQKFKYVVKNVADQFGKSATFMPKPVFGDNGSGMHCHQSLWRDGEPLFFDEQGYANLSDTARWYIGGLLKHASAVLAFTNPTVNSYRRLVPGFEAPVNMVYSQGNRSAGIRIPITGANPKAKRIEFRAPDASSNPYLAFAAQLMAGLDGIRNRIEPAEPIDKDLYELPPEEAADIQKAPASLEEALRALEEDHEFLLEGDVFTEEIIRTWIDYKRETEIAPLSLRPNPYEFELYYSV